The Flavobacterium sp. HJ-32-4 genome contains a region encoding:
- a CDS encoding amino acid permease, translating into MSIWKRKNLNQLLEEATESEKGLKKTLTASGLVALGVGAIIGAGLFSITGMAAATNAGPAITLSFLVAALGCIFAGLCYAEFSSMIPVAGSAYTYSFATMGEFIAWIIGWDLVLEYAVGAATVSISWSRYLGKFLHDFGIDIPAQFMSSPFEGGVINIPAVFIVMLMSLLLMRGTKESAFVNGLIVMLKVSVVLVFIAVGWQYIKPENYTPYIPENTGTFGHFGFSGIVRAAAIVFFAYIGFDAVSTAAQEAKNPKRDMPIGILLSLGICTALYILFAHVMTGVVNYTAFAGQDGIAPVAVAIDNMGTPDASGMITPAYPWLNKAIVLAILAGYSSVILVMLMGQSRVFFSMSKDGLMPKVFSEVHPKFRTPAKNNMLFMVLVSVFAAFIPADVVGEMTSIGTLFAFILVCVGVLIMRKKMPDAPRAFRTPLVPVVPLLGVAVCLFMMVFLPLDTWIRLIVWMMIGFDLYLYYGMKHSHHNQGGYSAKSYKTVAGTGLIMVVSLVGVALLHHSDPLVEDTFLLYFSMIFAAAHVVIYGYNYRRAR; encoded by the coding sequence ATGTCAATCTGGAAACGAAAGAACCTGAACCAATTACTTGAGGAAGCGACCGAATCCGAAAAAGGCCTTAAGAAAACGCTGACTGCCTCGGGGCTGGTGGCGCTGGGGGTCGGCGCGATCATCGGCGCCGGTTTGTTCTCGATCACGGGGATGGCAGCGGCCACGAATGCGGGACCGGCTATTACCCTCTCTTTCCTTGTGGCGGCATTGGGCTGTATTTTCGCCGGTTTGTGCTACGCCGAGTTTTCGTCAATGATCCCGGTCGCGGGTAGTGCCTATACCTACTCGTTTGCCACCATGGGCGAATTCATCGCCTGGATCATCGGATGGGATTTGGTGCTCGAATATGCGGTGGGTGCCGCTACGGTGTCGATCAGTTGGTCGCGGTATTTAGGCAAGTTCCTGCACGATTTTGGTATTGATATACCGGCTCAGTTCATGTCGTCGCCGTTTGAAGGCGGTGTCATCAACATCCCGGCGGTTTTCATCGTGATGCTGATGTCGCTGTTGCTGATGCGCGGTACGAAAGAATCGGCCTTCGTCAACGGACTTATCGTGATGCTGAAGGTATCGGTGGTGCTGGTGTTCATCGCAGTGGGATGGCAATATATCAAACCTGAGAACTATACGCCTTATATCCCTGAAAACACGGGTACCTTCGGTCACTTTGGTTTCTCGGGCATCGTTCGTGCGGCGGCCATTGTGTTCTTTGCCTACATCGGCTTTGACGCGGTATCGACGGCAGCACAGGAAGCGAAGAACCCGAAACGCGACATGCCGATCGGTATTCTGTTGTCGTTGGGAATCTGTACGGCTTTGTATATCCTCTTCGCCCACGTCATGACAGGCGTGGTGAATTATACGGCTTTCGCCGGACAAGACGGTATTGCGCCGGTTGCGGTTGCCATTGATAATATGGGTACGCCGGATGCTTCGGGCATGATTACGCCGGCCTATCCGTGGCTGAACAAGGCCATCGTATTGGCGATCCTGGCGGGTTATTCGTCGGTGATCCTGGTGATGTTGATGGGCCAAAGCCGCGTGTTCTTCTCGATGAGTAAAGACGGTTTGATGCCGAAAGTATTCTCTGAGGTACACCCGAAATTCCGTACACCGGCCAAAAACAATATGTTGTTCATGGTATTGGTGAGCGTCTTCGCGGCGTTCATCCCGGCTGATGTGGTGGGTGAAATGACGAGTATCGGTACGCTGTTCGCCTTCATCCTAGTGTGTGTGGGCGTGTTGATCATGCGCAAAAAGATGCCGGATGCCCCACGTGCGTTCCGTACGCCGCTGGTTCCGGTGGTGCCCTTGCTGGGTGTAGCGGTTTGTCTGTTTATGATGGTGTTCCTGCCGCTTGATACCTGGATCCGTTTGATCGTATGGATGATGATCGGTTTTGACCTGTATCTCTATTACGGTATGAAACACAGCCACCACAACCAGGGCGGTTATAGCGCGAAAAGCTATAAAACCGTCGCCGGCACCGGACTCATCATGGTAGTGAGCCTCGTGGGGGTGGCGTTGCTGCACCACAGTGACCCGCTGGTAGAGGATACCTTCCTGCTTTACTTCTCGATGATTTTTGCGGCCGCACACGTGGTGATCTACGGATACAACTACCGTCGCGCGCGCTAA
- a CDS encoding patatin-like phospholipase family protein — protein MPHSLRRFSFLLLLFASAAMAQQRPKIGLVLSGGGAKGFAHIGVLKVIDSLGIKIDYIGGTSMGAVVGGLYAAGYSAQQIDSVFRSTDFDELLRDYIPRSSKNFFEKRNDELYAIALPFNKFRLGIPTALSKGTYNYNLLAGLAHKVRHQRDFSKLPIPFFCIATDIETGEEVVLDNGYLVQAIQASSAFPSLFAPVEINGRILVDGGVVDNYPVEEIRRRGADIVIGVDVQDDLKTRDALKDATRILVQISNMDMIQKMKEKRHLTDVYIKPDITDFTVVSFSDGEAIIARGEKAARAKAGELSKWATGYRFDRKGLTGCDSLTIKRIITPRLDNYTRSYLIGKLRFKPGSRISYENLKTGINNLNATQNFSAMSFSLETNDGGDDLKLNLTENKTKAFLKFGVHYDKLYKSALLTNLTYKNALIKNDVASFDLMLGDNLRYNFDYYIDNGYYLSYGVRSKLTAFNRNIGTDFTDGTILGPLGIDSFNVDFSDLTNQIYFQTLFVHKYLIGCGLEHKYLRIESETLGSTSSVFEKSSYLSGFGYFKYDSLDDKYFPSKGWQLAGDFQSFLYSTDYTQEFEPFSIARLNVSIARRLLPKTTLRFDSEAGCQIGERTVDFFNFVLGGYGFMEVNNIKPFYGYDFLTLTGDSFVKTGLTVDYEFARRNHFNMAANFAQIRDRMFDDAEWLSKPRYTGYALGYGLETVIGPIEAKYSWSPETSRDFFWFSVGFWF, from the coding sequence ATGCCCCATTCTTTGCGCCGGTTTTCCTTTTTACTCCTGCTTTTCGCTTCGGCGGCGATGGCCCAACAGCGGCCGAAGATCGGACTGGTGTTATCGGGCGGAGGTGCCAAGGGTTTCGCCCATATCGGTGTGCTGAAGGTCATCGATTCGCTTGGCATCAAGATTGACTACATCGGAGGCACCAGCATGGGGGCGGTAGTCGGCGGACTCTACGCAGCGGGCTATTCGGCCCAACAGATTGACTCGGTGTTCCGGTCGACTGACTTCGACGAACTGCTGCGGGACTACATTCCGCGGTCATCCAAGAACTTTTTCGAGAAGCGCAACGACGAGCTGTATGCCATCGCGTTGCCGTTCAATAAATTCCGTTTGGGGATTCCGACGGCGCTGTCGAAGGGCACCTACAACTACAACCTGCTGGCGGGACTGGCCCACAAAGTGCGGCACCAACGCGATTTTTCGAAATTGCCGATTCCGTTTTTCTGTATCGCGACCGATATCGAAACCGGCGAGGAGGTGGTGCTCGACAACGGCTACCTGGTGCAGGCGATACAGGCGAGTTCGGCCTTCCCGAGTCTATTTGCACCGGTGGAAATCAACGGCCGGATCCTGGTGGACGGCGGGGTGGTGGACAACTACCCGGTAGAGGAAATCCGCCGCCGGGGTGCCGACATCGTCATTGGTGTGGATGTGCAGGACGACCTAAAAACACGTGACGCCCTTAAGGATGCGACGCGGATATTGGTGCAGATTTCGAATATGGACATGATCCAGAAGATGAAGGAAAAGCGGCACCTGACGGATGTGTATATCAAGCCTGACATCACCGACTTCACCGTGGTGTCGTTTTCGGATGGGGAAGCGATCATCGCCCGCGGGGAAAAGGCGGCCCGTGCCAAAGCGGGGGAACTTTCGAAATGGGCGACGGGGTATCGTTTTGACCGCAAAGGACTCACCGGATGCGACAGCCTGACGATCAAGCGCATCATCACGCCGCGACTCGACAACTACACGCGCTCGTATCTCATCGGGAAACTGCGGTTCAAGCCGGGCAGCCGGATCAGCTATGAGAACCTGAAAACAGGCATCAACAACCTGAATGCCACGCAGAACTTCAGTGCCATGAGTTTCTCGCTGGAGACCAATGACGGGGGCGACGACCTGAAGCTAAACCTGACGGAGAACAAGACGAAGGCGTTTTTGAAGTTTGGCGTCCATTATGACAAACTTTACAAGAGCGCGTTGCTTACCAATCTTACGTATAAAAACGCCCTGATCAAGAACGATGTGGCGTCGTTTGACCTGATGCTGGGCGATAACCTGCGGTATAACTTTGATTATTACATCGATAACGGTTACTACCTGAGCTATGGCGTGCGGTCGAAACTGACGGCGTTCAACCGCAACATCGGTACTGACTTTACCGATGGCACCATCCTGGGACCTTTGGGGATTGATTCGTTCAATGTGGACTTTTCAGACCTGACGAACCAGATTTATTTCCAGACGCTGTTCGTGCACAAATACCTGATCGGGTGTGGGTTGGAGCATAAGTACCTCCGCATCGAATCGGAAACCCTGGGCAGTACGTCGTCGGTTTTTGAGAAGAGCAGCTACCTGAGTGGCTTTGGGTATTTCAAATACGACTCGCTTGACGACAAGTACTTCCCGTCGAAGGGCTGGCAGTTGGCGGGCGACTTCCAGTCGTTTCTCTACTCGACCGATTATACCCAGGAGTTCGAACCCTTTTCTATTGCCCGTTTGAACGTGTCGATCGCGCGGCGGCTGCTGCCCAAAACCACCTTGCGTTTCGACAGTGAGGCGGGATGCCAGATTGGCGAGCGGACGGTGGATTTCTTCAATTTTGTGTTGGGTGGGTATGGTTTTATGGAAGTCAACAACATCAAGCCGTTCTATGGATACGATTTCCTGACGCTCACCGGTGACAGTTTCGTGAAAACCGGACTGACGGTCGACTATGAATTTGCCCGTCGCAACCACTTCAATATGGCGGCGAACTTTGCCCAGATCCGCGACCGGATGTTCGACGATGCCGAGTGGTTGTCGAAGCCACGTTATACCGGCTACGCCCTGGGGTATGGCCTTGAAACGGTGATTGGCCCTATCGAGGCGAAGTATTCATGGTCGCCGGAAACGAGCCGCGACTTTTTTTGGTTTTCGGTGGGGTTCTGGTTCTGA
- the uvrC gene encoding excinuclease ABC subunit UvrC — translation MTPSADLALQIQTLPDRPGVYQYFDKDDKILYVGKAKNLKKRVSSYFNKTHDNGKTNVMVRKIVTIRHIVVANESEALLLENNLIKKYQPRYNVLMKDDKSYPWICIKNEPFPRIFPTRRMIKDGSEYFGPYTTFRTVHTILDMMKELYPLRTCQYDLSEKNIASGKFKVCLEYHLGNCKGPCEGHEARENYDLHVARIREILKGNFGESLRDFRKAMKDYAANMEFEKAQLMKNKIEVLENYQSRSLVANPKVTNVDVFSIISDEASAYVNFLQISFGSVVRSHTMEIKKRLEESDRELLELAVTELRDRFHLTTKELVAPFDIDVADNVKVTVPQLGDKKQLLELSERNARYFRLDQLKQLQIVDPDRHTNRIMAQMQKDLRLPAEPRHIECFDNSNIQGTNPVAACVVFKDGKPSKKDYRHFNIKSVEGPNDFASMEEVVFRRYKRLLDENEPLPQLIIIDGGKGQLSSALKSLDELGLRGKIAIVGIAKKLEEIFYPGDSVPLYLDKKSETLKVIQHLRNEAHRFGITFHRDKRSKSAITSSVQAIPGIGEKTMVTLMKHFKSAKRLQAAPESEIAAVVGLSKAKKITDFYKKDATT, via the coding sequence ATGACGCCCTCCGCCGATCTTGCCCTCCAGATACAGACGTTGCCCGACCGTCCCGGGGTGTACCAGTATTTCGATAAAGACGATAAAATCTTATATGTCGGCAAGGCGAAGAACCTGAAAAAGCGGGTTTCTTCCTACTTCAATAAAACGCACGACAACGGCAAGACGAATGTGATGGTGCGGAAGATCGTCACCATTCGCCATATTGTGGTGGCGAACGAAAGCGAGGCGCTGCTGCTGGAAAACAACCTCATCAAGAAATACCAGCCGCGCTATAACGTCCTGATGAAGGACGACAAGAGTTACCCGTGGATCTGTATCAAGAACGAACCCTTCCCCCGGATCTTCCCCACCCGTCGGATGATCAAGGACGGTTCGGAATACTTTGGCCCCTACACCACCTTCCGGACGGTGCACACCATCCTGGATATGATGAAGGAACTGTATCCGCTGCGCACGTGCCAGTACGACCTGTCGGAAAAGAACATCGCGTCGGGCAAGTTCAAGGTGTGCCTCGAATACCACCTGGGCAACTGCAAAGGGCCGTGCGAAGGCCATGAAGCGCGGGAGAATTACGACCTGCATGTGGCGCGTATCCGGGAAATCCTGAAAGGGAATTTCGGGGAGAGCCTGCGGGATTTCCGCAAAGCGATGAAAGACTACGCCGCCAACATGGAGTTCGAGAAGGCGCAGTTGATGAAGAACAAGATCGAAGTGTTGGAGAATTACCAGTCGCGGTCGCTGGTGGCCAACCCGAAAGTAACCAATGTGGATGTCTTTTCGATTATCTCGGACGAAGCCTCGGCCTATGTCAACTTCCTGCAGATTTCCTTCGGTTCGGTCGTGCGCTCCCATACCATGGAAATCAAAAAACGCCTGGAGGAAAGCGATCGCGAACTGCTGGAACTGGCCGTGACGGAACTCCGCGACCGCTTCCACCTTACCACCAAAGAACTGGTCGCGCCCTTTGACATCGATGTGGCCGACAACGTAAAAGTGACCGTGCCGCAGTTGGGCGACAAAAAGCAATTGCTGGAACTGTCGGAACGCAACGCGCGCTACTTCCGCCTTGACCAACTGAAACAGTTGCAGATCGTCGACCCTGACCGGCATACGAACCGCATCATGGCGCAGATGCAAAAAGACCTGCGCCTGCCGGCCGAACCGCGGCACATTGAGTGTTTTGACAACTCGAACATACAGGGTACGAACCCAGTGGCGGCGTGCGTGGTGTTTAAAGACGGGAAGCCGAGCAAAAAAGACTACCGCCATTTCAACATCAAAAGCGTAGAAGGCCCGAACGATTTTGCATCGATGGAGGAAGTGGTATTCCGCCGCTACAAACGATTACTCGACGAAAACGAACCGTTGCCGCAACTGATCATCATCGACGGGGGCAAAGGCCAATTGTCGTCGGCGCTGAAAAGCCTTGACGAACTGGGCCTGCGCGGCAAGATCGCCATCGTGGGCATCGCGAAGAAACTGGAAGAGATTTTCTATCCGGGTGACAGCGTGCCGTTGTATCTGGATAAGAAATCGGAGACGCTGAAGGTCATACAGCACCTTCGCAACGAGGCGCACCGTTTTGGCATCACCTTCCACCGCGACAAGCGGAGTAAGTCGGCCATTACCTCGTCGGTGCAGGCCATTCCGGGCATAGGCGAGAAGACCATGGTGACGCTGATGAAGCATTTCAAATCGGCCAAACGGCTGCAAGCGGCACCCGAAAGCGAGATCGCCGCGGTCGTAGGGCTTTCAAAAGCCAAAAAAATTACGGACTTTTACAAAAAAGACGCCACTACCTAA
- a CDS encoding Fic family protein has translation MEELEEARLLKDELDGLRPIDAEQEARVMQKFRLDWNYHSNHLEGNSLTYGETRALLLFGVTAQGKPLKDTLEMTGHNEAVDWVIDMVKGERPLTESFIRELHTLLLKEAYEKKAETPDGQPTTKRIEVGKYKSSPNHVKTVTGEIFYFATPEETPAKMGDLMAWYQEKRNDDATNPVLLAAEFHYRFIRIHPFDDGNGRTARLLMNFILMQYGYPPVIIKTEDKENYFAVLRLADAGQLEPFVRYIGANLLRSLRIMIAGAKGEDITEPDDLDKEIALLEQQLAGFGEKIERTKSDSLRDVFEKSIRTVARDIENKLRPFFKYYRNPVVSISLGEHVYRLDELPDFDPDRLTEIRILVKLYDLDKKGLEHYHFNQELRFSLSDFAYTVYDGFDQRALFKKYYENLSSKEVSTLVSTVVTKHNEALKKALSTE, from the coding sequence ATGGAAGAACTGGAAGAAGCCCGTCTTTTAAAGGACGAACTTGACGGATTGCGCCCGATTGACGCGGAACAGGAAGCCCGTGTCATGCAGAAATTCCGTCTTGACTGGAACTACCATTCCAACCACCTTGAGGGGAATAGCCTTACGTATGGGGAGACCAGGGCGCTGCTGCTGTTTGGCGTGACCGCCCAGGGAAAACCCTTGAAAGATACCCTTGAAATGACAGGGCACAATGAGGCCGTGGATTGGGTGATTGACATGGTGAAGGGCGAGCGACCGCTGACGGAAAGTTTCATCCGGGAATTACACACGCTGTTGCTGAAAGAGGCCTACGAAAAGAAAGCGGAAACGCCTGACGGACAACCCACTACCAAGCGCATTGAGGTCGGCAAATACAAATCGTCGCCCAATCATGTGAAAACCGTTACGGGTGAAATCTTTTATTTCGCCACTCCGGAGGAAACGCCGGCCAAAATGGGCGACCTGATGGCGTGGTACCAGGAAAAGCGGAACGACGATGCCACGAACCCGGTTTTACTGGCAGCGGAATTCCACTATCGGTTTATCCGCATCCATCCGTTCGATGATGGCAATGGACGGACCGCGCGATTGCTGATGAACTTTATCCTGATGCAATACGGCTATCCGCCCGTGATCATCAAAACCGAGGACAAGGAAAACTACTTTGCCGTGTTGCGGTTGGCGGATGCGGGGCAGTTGGAGCCGTTTGTGCGTTACATCGGGGCGAACTTGTTGCGCTCGCTTCGGATTATGATTGCGGGGGCAAAAGGGGAAGATATTACAGAACCGGACGATTTGGACAAGGAGATTGCGTTGCTGGAACAACAACTGGCTGGATTTGGAGAAAAAATAGAGCGGACTAAATCAGACTCTTTACGCGACGTTTTTGAAAAGAGCATTCGGACCGTCGCACGGGATATTGAAAATAAACTACGACCATTTTTTAAGTACTACAGGAATCCTGTCGTATCGATTTCTTTAGGAGAACATGTGTATCGTCTTGATGAACTTCCTGATTTCGACCCGGATCGGCTTACCGAAATACGGATTTTGGTAAAGCTGTACGATCTTGACAAAAAAGGACTGGAGCATTATCACTTCAACCAGGAACTTCGTTTCAGTCTGTCTGACTTTGCGTATACGGTGTACGATGGTTTCGACCAGCGGGCTTTGTTTAAAAAGTACTACGAGAATCTTTCTTCCAAAGAGGTTTCAACCCTGGTTTCAACAGTGGTGACCAAACATAATGAAGCGCTTAAAAAAGCCCTCAGCACAGAATAA
- a CDS encoding type II toxin-antitoxin system RelE/ParE family toxin: MELKIYWTNFAKSELQTIFDYYKETAGITVAKKLVAGIVKASQKLSGLPLMGQHEELLKDFDLGYRYLVYKNYKIVYLFDTNRNRIEVHDVFDSRQHPKKMIRKK; the protein is encoded by the coding sequence ATGGAGTTAAAAATCTATTGGACAAATTTCGCGAAATCGGAACTGCAGACTATTTTCGACTATTATAAAGAAACCGCGGGTATAACCGTCGCCAAAAAACTAGTTGCCGGAATCGTAAAGGCATCCCAGAAACTTTCAGGTCTACCCCTAATGGGCCAACACGAAGAATTACTCAAGGATTTCGATTTGGGTTATCGCTATTTGGTCTACAAGAATTACAAAATCGTTTATCTGTTCGACACCAATCGGAATCGTATTGAAGTTCATGATGTATTTGATTCAAGACAGCATCCGAAAAAGATGATTCGAAAAAAGTGA
- a CDS encoding 5-formyltetrahydrofolate cyclo-ligase: MTKNDIRLHYRALRAALTPEQHAADSLSIANHCLSLPIWNGHYYHLFLPIERLREVDTEPLLHLLAGKDKSVVVSRSDFDTGAMQHFLLEDGVRLRANAYGIPEPENGTPVATDVLDVVFVPLLAFDANGHRVGYGKGFYDRFLADCRPDTIKVGLSFFPPVASWDDVWAQDVRLDFCVTPQAVYSFAH, from the coding sequence ATGACGAAAAACGACATACGGCTCCACTACCGGGCACTCCGCGCCGCCCTAACGCCGGAGCAACACGCAGCCGACAGCCTGTCGATTGCGAACCACTGCCTGTCACTTCCCATCTGGAATGGGCACTACTACCACCTGTTTCTACCGATTGAACGCCTGCGGGAAGTCGACACCGAACCGCTGTTGCACCTGTTAGCGGGCAAAGACAAATCGGTCGTGGTGTCACGCAGCGATTTCGACACAGGTGCCATGCAGCATTTTTTATTGGAAGACGGCGTCCGGTTGCGCGCGAATGCCTATGGTATTCCGGAACCGGAAAACGGCACGCCCGTTGCTACGGATGTTCTTGATGTGGTGTTCGTGCCGCTGCTGGCGTTTGATGCGAACGGCCATCGTGTGGGATATGGCAAAGGCTTCTACGACCGCTTCCTCGCGGATTGCCGCCCTGATACGATAAAGGTGGGGCTGTCGTTCTTTCCGCCCGTGGCGTCGTGGGACGATGTGTGGGCGCAGGATGTGCGGCTGGACTTTTGCGTGACGCCGCAGGCCGTATATTCGTTTGCACACTAG
- a CDS encoding lipoprotein signal peptidase, translating to MSLKKAYLIIFLVLLADQVSKLYIKTHFVYDESVNVFSWFHIHFIENEGMAWGAKIPGDYGKLILTLFRILAVGGIGWWLWDSVQKKASNFLIVAIALIFAGAFGNIIDSVFYGVIFNESYSEPATLFSTEPYGSLFHGKVVDMLYFPLFEGRFPEWVPIWGGEPFKFFNAIFNLADTAISVGIGILIVFNKKAFHKS from the coding sequence ATGTCGTTAAAGAAAGCCTATCTCATCATCTTCCTTGTGTTGCTTGCCGACCAGGTGTCGAAGTTGTATATCAAGACGCACTTCGTGTATGACGAAAGCGTGAATGTCTTCAGTTGGTTCCACATCCATTTCATCGAAAATGAGGGGATGGCCTGGGGCGCGAAGATTCCGGGTGATTATGGCAAGCTAATCCTGACATTGTTCCGGATCCTGGCGGTGGGCGGCATCGGCTGGTGGCTGTGGGATTCGGTGCAGAAAAAGGCGTCGAACTTCCTAATCGTGGCCATTGCGCTCATCTTTGCCGGCGCGTTCGGCAACATCATCGATTCGGTATTCTACGGCGTCATCTTCAACGAAAGCTATAGCGAGCCTGCCACCTTGTTCTCAACCGAACCCTATGGATCGCTTTTCCACGGAAAAGTGGTGGATATGCTCTACTTCCCCTTGTTCGAAGGTCGCTTCCCCGAATGGGTGCCGATCTGGGGCGGTGAGCCTTTTAAGTTCTTCAATGCCATCTTCAACCTGGCCGATACGGCGATTTCGGTGGGTATTGGGATTTTGATCGTGTTTAATAAGAAGGCGTTCCATAAATCATAA
- a CDS encoding TraR/DksA C4-type zinc finger protein produces the protein MTDEVVRYSDADLAEFKEIILAKIQKAQADLDLIKSAYMNDLNNGTDDTSPTFKAFEEGSETMSKEANSALAIRQEKFIRDLKNALFRVENKTYGVCKVTGKLISKERLKIVPHATMSIEAKNLQR, from the coding sequence ATGACAGATGAAGTGGTACGCTACTCAGACGCCGACCTGGCCGAGTTCAAGGAGATCATCTTAGCGAAAATACAGAAAGCCCAGGCCGACCTCGACCTGATCAAGAGTGCGTATATGAACGACCTCAACAACGGCACCGACGATACGTCGCCCACGTTCAAGGCGTTTGAGGAAGGAAGTGAGACGATGTCGAAAGAGGCGAATTCGGCGCTGGCGATCCGTCAGGAGAAGTTCATCCGCGACCTGAAGAACGCGCTGTTCCGTGTCGAGAACAAAACATATGGCGTGTGCAAGGTAACGGGCAAACTGATCAGCAAAGAGCGCCTGAAGATCGTGCCGCACGCGACGATGAGCATCGAGGCGAAGAATTTGCAGCGGTAA